One genomic window of Opitutia bacterium includes the following:
- a CDS encoding alanine--glyoxylate aminotransferase family protein codes for MPYKLYIPGPISVSEKTLRAMAQPMIGHRGSEFIALYRTLTPQLQALFGTQNSVYLATSSAWGVMEGTLRNVVRKKVLCCMNGAFSDKWLDVARRCGLDAAGLQFEWGQPVDPAALRAELAKGGYDAVTIIHNETSCGCMSDLPALAAVLREFPDVIAIVDTVSSFSAVPINQDALGLDIVLAGSQKALALPPGLTVFSVSKRARDRAATSPARGYYFDLLEFEKNHEGGMTPSTPVIPLIYALRSKLDDIAAEGLEARYARHVKLNRTVRDWGYARGFKLFPEERFASVSLNCFANTRGIDLPALNTKLKARGFLIDGGYGKLKGKTFRISNMGDETDATIAELLAALDASLQELGA; via the coding sequence ATGCCTTACAAGCTCTACATCCCCGGTCCGATCTCCGTCTCCGAAAAAACCCTGCGCGCCATGGCGCAGCCGATGATCGGCCACCGCGGCAGCGAGTTCATCGCGCTCTACCGCACGCTCACGCCGCAACTGCAGGCGCTGTTCGGAACGCAGAACTCCGTCTACCTCGCCACCAGCAGCGCGTGGGGCGTGATGGAAGGCACACTGCGCAACGTCGTCCGGAAAAAAGTTCTCTGCTGCATGAACGGCGCGTTCTCCGACAAGTGGCTCGACGTCGCGCGTCGCTGCGGCCTCGACGCCGCCGGCCTGCAATTCGAATGGGGCCAACCGGTCGACCCCGCCGCGCTCCGCGCCGAGCTCGCCAAGGGTGGCTACGACGCCGTGACGATTATCCACAACGAGACCTCCTGCGGCTGCATGAGCGACCTGCCCGCGCTCGCCGCCGTGCTGCGCGAGTTCCCCGACGTGATCGCGATCGTCGACACCGTCAGCTCGTTCAGCGCCGTGCCGATCAACCAGGACGCGCTCGGCCTCGACATCGTCCTCGCCGGTTCCCAGAAAGCGCTCGCGCTGCCGCCTGGCTTGACGGTGTTTTCCGTGTCGAAGCGCGCGCGCGACCGCGCCGCGACCTCACCGGCGCGCGGTTACTACTTCGACCTCCTCGAATTCGAGAAAAACCACGAGGGCGGCATGACGCCCAGCACGCCAGTCATCCCGCTGATCTACGCGCTGCGCTCAAAACTCGACGACATCGCCGCCGAGGGACTCGAAGCGCGCTACGCGCGCCACGTGAAGCTCAACCGCACCGTGCGCGACTGGGGCTACGCGCGGGGATTCAAACTATTCCCGGAAGAGCGCTTCGCCTCGGTCTCGCTCAACTGCTTCGCCAACACCCGCGGCATCGACCTGCCGGCGCTGAACACGAAGCTGAAAGCGCGCGGCTTCCTCATCGACGGCGGCTACGGCAAGCTGAAGGGAAAGACCTTCCGCATCTCGAACATGGGCGACGAAACCGACGCCACGATCGCCGAACTCCTCGCCGCGCTGGACGCGTCGTTGCAGGAACTCGGCGCTTAA
- a CDS encoding tetratricopeptide repeat protein, whose translation MARTILAIFVFTLTTAIATDRTPERFALDFARANGLSEAGQRAEAVALYESLVKERPKFGELNFHYGTTLYMLSVTSELPPDKANDMRLRARAALLEAKSAGFQDPLLDQFLLAIKPDGSTNKPKYSQSPAAESAMHEAEAAFAKRNLDAAFVAYQRALKIEPKLYSAALFSGDCLFVAGKLDEAIVWFRQASEIDPDQESAYRYWADALAKQGKVREALVQLTEALVANPYSGYAWRNINTIATPAGRLRTLPKFRAPVAAISWKDGAKKADLTLAKDFNPFDIVYGGARLEWTDKQFAKTYPGQKYRHSLPEEVAALRGVLAVAAELKQAPKPDAKISDALSEMKPAIDFLAQLQSEDLLEPYVLFLRADDGIAQDYASYRATHREKLREFVRRYLVNLD comes from the coding sequence ATGGCGCGCACGATTCTGGCGATTTTCGTCTTCACCCTGACCACGGCCATCGCGACCGACCGCACCCCGGAGCGCTTCGCGCTCGATTTTGCCCGCGCCAATGGGCTCTCCGAGGCAGGCCAGCGCGCCGAGGCAGTCGCGCTCTATGAATCCCTGGTCAAGGAACGACCGAAGTTCGGCGAGCTGAACTTCCACTACGGCACCACGCTCTACATGCTTTCGGTTACCTCGGAACTGCCGCCGGACAAAGCGAACGACATGCGCCTGCGAGCGCGCGCCGCGCTATTGGAAGCCAAATCGGCCGGCTTCCAGGATCCGCTGCTCGACCAATTTCTCCTGGCCATCAAGCCGGACGGATCGACCAACAAGCCCAAGTATTCGCAATCCCCCGCCGCAGAATCGGCGATGCACGAGGCAGAGGCGGCGTTCGCGAAGCGAAACTTGGACGCTGCGTTCGTCGCCTACCAACGCGCGCTGAAGATCGAACCCAAGCTCTACTCCGCCGCCCTGTTTTCGGGCGATTGCCTCTTCGTCGCCGGAAAGTTGGACGAAGCGATCGTCTGGTTCCGCCAAGCCAGTGAAATCGATCCCGATCAGGAAAGTGCGTATCGCTACTGGGCGGACGCGCTCGCGAAACAAGGCAAAGTGCGCGAAGCGCTCGTGCAACTCACGGAGGCGCTGGTCGCGAATCCCTACAGCGGCTACGCGTGGCGGAACATCAACACGATCGCGACTCCCGCGGGACGATTGCGGACCTTGCCGAAATTCCGCGCGCCGGTGGCGGCGATCAGCTGGAAAGACGGCGCCAAGAAAGCGGACCTCACCTTGGCGAAGGACTTCAACCCCTTCGACATCGTTTACGGCGGCGCGCGGCTCGAATGGACGGATAAGCAGTTCGCGAAAACCTATCCGGGGCAAAAATACCGCCATTCGCTCCCCGAGGAAGTCGCGGCACTGCGCGGAGTCCTGGCCGTGGCCGCAGAACTCAAGCAGGCGCCCAAACCCGACGCCAAGATCAGCGATGCTCTGTCAGAAATGAAGCCGGCGATCGATTTCCTGGCCCAGCTCCAAAGCGAAGACTTGCTCGAGCCCTATGTGCTTTTCCTCCGCGCCGACGACGGCATAGCGCAGGACTACGCGAGCTATCGCGCGACTCATCGCGAGAAACTCCGCGAATTCGTGCGGCGCTATTTGGTGAATCTCGACTGA
- a CDS encoding DNA topoisomerase 3 has translation MKSLIIAEKPSVAADIARALGKVPKSGDHYENDEYVISSAVGHVVELQMPEDIDKKKYGFWRLETLPIIPEKFELKPIEDSKDRFNLLKKLIARKDIKEVINACDAGREGELIFKNLALLAKNKHPVKRLWLSSMTNEGIREAFQHLRDDKEMQGLADAARCRSESDWLIGINGTRAITKRMFGSRAGNVASVGRVQTPTLALVYARELEIRNFKPRGYWRVTAKFGVAKGEYEGTYQRPDFKKSDDEHDRIDRLWEKAKAEAIVAACAGQPLATVAEERKASSQIAPRLYDLTTLQREANGRYGFPAKRTLQIAQALYEKHKMITYPRTDSRALPEDYLPVVRRTLQNLHGALAPHAHKALEKGYVQFNKRIFNNAQVSDHFAIIPTEHEAKHLDESEAKIFDMIARRFVAAFFPSAEFDVTTRTSTVAGHNFKTEGKVLTVPGWLEVYGKSTVDEDSPDSKALPAMSADDAGKAKTLSTELHEEATRPPPRYTEATLLSAMETAGKLVDDDELAEAMKERGLGTPATRADTIDGLIYQKYIDRNQRELVPSAKAEQVMQFLAAVKAEDLTSPAMTGEWEFHLREMEHGKYSREKFMAEIAKETRGIVERVKGFEEDDSIARETDIPSPTDGKPLRETLRGYKSQDGELMIYKVIGGRRMEEHEVKELVSAGKVGPLDGFISAKTRNRFSALLKLNQVEEEEKDGTKTKKWKTEFDFGDKADISGLVPFWTHPETGAELCENGSSFILRERDPAAEGGWKQTFRLGRILCQKPITHEMAIDLISKGKTGLIQGFISKKGRPFDAFLKHEGARIAWEFPPRAPKLDKDGKPIERKARAKVDLSKAVVLGKSPAHDGGELVELGDAYYVRKPEQDNRSVFKLSKKLCEHEIAPAVVQKLLADGKSDLIEGFVSKRGNKFGAYLVLSAKKDKAEFEFPPR, from the coding sequence ATGAAGTCCCTCATCATCGCCGAGAAGCCGTCCGTGGCTGCAGACATCGCCCGCGCGCTCGGCAAAGTTCCCAAGTCCGGCGACCACTACGAGAACGACGAATACGTCATCTCCTCCGCCGTCGGCCACGTTGTGGAACTTCAGATGCCCGAGGACATCGACAAGAAGAAATACGGTTTCTGGCGCCTCGAGACGCTCCCGATCATTCCGGAAAAATTCGAGCTGAAGCCGATCGAGGACTCCAAGGACCGCTTCAATCTCCTCAAGAAGCTCATCGCGCGAAAGGACATTAAAGAGGTCATCAACGCCTGCGACGCGGGCCGCGAGGGCGAGCTCATCTTCAAGAACCTCGCGCTGCTCGCGAAGAACAAGCACCCGGTGAAGCGCCTCTGGCTCTCCTCGATGACCAACGAGGGCATCCGCGAGGCGTTCCAGCACCTGCGCGACGACAAGGAGATGCAGGGCCTCGCCGACGCCGCGCGCTGCCGCAGCGAGAGCGACTGGCTCATCGGCATCAACGGCACGCGCGCGATCACCAAGCGCATGTTCGGCTCCCGCGCCGGCAACGTCGCCTCCGTCGGCCGCGTGCAGACTCCCACCCTCGCGCTGGTCTACGCGCGCGAGCTCGAGATCCGTAATTTCAAGCCGCGCGGCTACTGGCGCGTCACAGCGAAGTTCGGCGTCGCGAAGGGCGAATACGAGGGCACCTACCAGCGTCCCGACTTCAAGAAGAGCGACGACGAGCACGACCGCATCGATCGCCTGTGGGAAAAGGCCAAGGCCGAGGCAATCGTCGCCGCGTGCGCCGGCCAGCCGCTCGCCACCGTTGCCGAGGAAAGGAAGGCCAGCTCGCAGATCGCGCCGCGCCTCTACGACCTCACCACGCTGCAACGCGAGGCGAACGGCCGCTACGGCTTCCCCGCGAAACGCACGCTGCAGATCGCGCAGGCGCTCTACGAAAAGCACAAGATGATCACCTACCCCCGCACCGACTCGCGGGCGCTGCCGGAGGATTATCTGCCCGTCGTGCGCCGCACGCTCCAAAACTTGCACGGCGCCCTCGCGCCGCACGCGCACAAGGCGCTCGAGAAAGGCTACGTTCAGTTCAACAAGCGCATCTTCAACAACGCGCAGGTCTCCGACCACTTCGCCATCATCCCGACCGAGCACGAGGCCAAGCACCTCGATGAGTCCGAGGCGAAGATCTTCGACATGATCGCGCGGCGCTTCGTCGCGGCGTTCTTCCCGTCCGCGGAATTCGACGTCACCACGCGCACGAGCACGGTCGCCGGCCACAATTTCAAGACCGAGGGCAAGGTCCTCACCGTCCCCGGCTGGCTCGAAGTCTACGGCAAGAGCACGGTCGACGAGGATTCACCCGACTCGAAGGCGCTGCCCGCGATGTCCGCCGACGACGCCGGCAAAGCCAAGACTCTCTCCACCGAACTGCACGAGGAAGCCACCCGCCCGCCGCCGCGCTACACGGAAGCCACGCTGCTCTCCGCGATGGAAACCGCCGGCAAGCTCGTCGACGACGATGAACTCGCCGAAGCGATGAAGGAGCGCGGTCTCGGCACGCCCGCGACCCGCGCCGACACCATCGACGGCCTCATCTACCAGAAGTATATCGACCGCAATCAGCGCGAGCTCGTCCCGAGCGCCAAAGCCGAGCAAGTCATGCAATTCCTCGCCGCCGTGAAGGCCGAGGATCTCACGTCGCCCGCGATGACCGGCGAGTGGGAGTTCCACCTCCGCGAGATGGAGCACGGCAAGTATTCGCGCGAGAAGTTCATGGCGGAAATCGCCAAGGAAACCCGCGGCATCGTCGAACGCGTGAAAGGCTTCGAGGAAGACGACTCGATCGCGCGCGAGACCGACATCCCCTCGCCCACCGACGGCAAGCCCCTGCGCGAGACGCTCCGCGGCTACAAATCCCAGGACGGCGAATTGATGATCTACAAGGTCATCGGCGGCCGCCGCATGGAGGAGCACGAGGTCAAGGAACTCGTCTCCGCCGGCAAAGTCGGTCCGCTCGACGGGTTCATTTCCGCGAAGACCCGCAACCGCTTCTCCGCCCTCCTCAAGCTCAATCAAGTCGAGGAAGAGGAAAAGGACGGCACGAAGACCAAGAAGTGGAAGACCGAGTTCGATTTCGGCGACAAGGCCGACATCAGCGGCCTCGTCCCGTTCTGGACGCATCCGGAAACCGGCGCCGAACTCTGCGAAAACGGCAGCAGCTTCATCCTGCGCGAACGCGACCCGGCCGCGGAAGGCGGCTGGAAACAGACGTTCCGCCTCGGCCGCATCCTCTGCCAGAAGCCGATCACTCACGAGATGGCGATCGACCTCATCTCGAAGGGCAAGACGGGCCTCATCCAGGGCTTCATCTCGAAAAAAGGCCGCCCGTTCGACGCGTTCCTCAAACACGAAGGCGCGCGCATCGCGTGGGAATTCCCGCCCCGCGCCCCGAAGCTCGACAAGGACGGCAAGCCCATCGAGCGCAAAGCCCGCGCCAAGGTCGACCTCTCGAAGGCCGTCGTCCTCGGCAAGAGCCCCGCGCACGACGGCGGCGAGCTGGTCGAGCTCGGTGACGCCTACTACGTGCGCAAGCCCGAGCAGGACAACCGCTCCGTTTTCAAGCTCTCCAAGAAGCTCTGCGAGCACGAGATCGCCCCCGCGGTCGTCCAAAAGCTCCTCGCCGACGGCAAGAGCGATCTCATCGAAGGCTTCGTCTCGAAGCGCGGCAACAAGTTCGGCGCCTACCTCGTGCTCTCAGCGAAGAAGGACAAGGCCGAGTTCGAGTTCCCGCCGCGGTGA
- a CDS encoding ketose-bisphosphate aldolase, with protein sequence MIVTTAQLFKHAYGKYAIGAYNINNAEQAMGLFKGCISSKAPFIIQISKGARKYTDKKMLEAIIRSADEIFPEAIFAVHLDHGDEETCYDCINSGFYSSVMIDASHDPFEKNVAITKRVVDAAHAKGISVEAELGMLGGVEEDIKVEDGHATLTNPAEAEDFVKKTGCDSLACAIGTSHGAFKFKGKQSLHFDVLEKIKARMPGFPLVMHGSSSVPKDEVDRINAAGGTIKDSMGVDVNEYLPAAKLGVTKINIDTDGRLVWTRVHREFFRDKPAEFDFRPPGKIFIEEYAKFIASRNVLLGSAGQLDDLRASLKK encoded by the coding sequence ATGATCGTCACTACTGCCCAGCTCTTCAAACACGCCTACGGCAAATACGCCATCGGCGCCTACAACATCAACAACGCGGAACAGGCCATGGGCCTGTTCAAGGGCTGCATCAGCTCGAAAGCGCCCTTCATCATCCAGATCTCCAAGGGCGCCCGCAAATACACCGACAAGAAGATGCTCGAGGCGATCATCCGCTCGGCGGACGAGATCTTCCCCGAAGCGATCTTCGCGGTGCACCTGGACCACGGCGACGAGGAGACCTGCTACGACTGCATCAACTCCGGCTTCTACAGCTCGGTGATGATCGACGCCTCGCACGACCCCTTCGAAAAGAACGTGGCGATCACCAAGCGCGTCGTCGACGCGGCCCACGCCAAGGGCATCTCCGTCGAGGCCGAGCTCGGCATGCTCGGTGGCGTCGAGGAGGACATCAAGGTCGAGGACGGCCATGCCACCCTCACGAACCCGGCCGAGGCTGAGGACTTCGTCAAGAAGACCGGTTGCGACTCCCTCGCCTGCGCCATCGGCACCTCGCACGGCGCCTTCAAGTTCAAGGGCAAGCAATCCCTCCACTTCGACGTGCTCGAGAAGATCAAGGCCCGCATGCCCGGCTTCCCGCTCGTCATGCACGGCAGCTCCAGCGTGCCGAAGGACGAGGTCGACCGCATCAACGCCGCCGGCGGCACCATCAAGGACTCGATGGGCGTCGACGTGAACGAGTATCTCCCCGCCGCCAAGCTCGGCGTCACCAAGATCAACATCGACACCGACGGCCGCCTCGTCTGGACGCGCGTGCACCGCGAGTTCTTCCGCGACAAGCCCGCCGAGTTCGACTTCCGCCCGCCGGGCAAGATCTTCATCGAGGAATACGCGAAGTTCATCGCCTCGCGCAACGTGCTGCTCGGCTCCGCCGGCCAGCTCGACGACCTCCGCGCCAGCTTGAAGAAATAA
- a CDS encoding shikimate kinase encodes MNLVFLHGAPATGKYTVGRELAALTGYELYHNHLVVDEVLRRHAFGSPAFVAERDTAWRTHLGTAARRSEGGLIFTFNPENTVPQAFIDWLFEKLPRDTSSVLLSIELAAAESEIEARLASEQRQGFRKLTDVALYWQLREAGAFRSPAIPRTDLRLDTAQLSPADAARAIAQRFTLA; translated from the coding sequence ATGAACCTCGTCTTCCTCCACGGCGCTCCCGCCACCGGCAAATACACCGTCGGCCGCGAACTCGCCGCGCTGACAGGCTACGAGCTGTATCACAATCACCTCGTGGTCGATGAAGTGTTGCGACGCCACGCGTTCGGCTCGCCGGCGTTTGTCGCCGAACGAGACACCGCGTGGCGCACTCATCTCGGCACAGCGGCGCGTCGCTCGGAGGGCGGCCTGATCTTCACCTTCAACCCCGAGAACACCGTTCCGCAGGCATTCATCGATTGGCTCTTCGAAAAACTGCCGCGCGACACCAGCTCGGTGTTGCTCTCGATCGAACTCGCAGCCGCCGAAAGTGAGATTGAAGCTCGCCTCGCCAGCGAGCAGCGCCAGGGCTTCCGCAAACTCACCGACGTCGCGCTCTACTGGCAGCTGCGCGAAGCCGGGGCCTTCCGCTCGCCCGCGATTCCGCGCACCGATCTGCGCTTGGACACCGCGCAGCTTTCTCCGGCCGACGCCGCGCGCGCGATCGCGCAGCGCTTCACCCTCGCCTGA
- a CDS encoding aminopeptidase, with product MLPDFEVRLRDYAEAIVRVGVNLQPGQKLLVTDPYDQQGVARSAEVLVEAVQRAALAVDGEVEVVWSPRAEIRAMAEADQRGAFDRLVEQNTSRLAHHLRRGGAFFFLTGSQPRLMDGVPAAHLAAQHEIAWRHFGPIVQQLVRGATQWSIAPAPSPTWAALTFADLPSEERLAALWRCIFDSARATGTGDTIARWNDHLERLVATAGKLNAARHATLQFTGPGTDLTVKLPPQHHWCTAAQHTKRGVRHVVNLPTEEVFTAPDCRTASGRVRVARPVCHAGTTIEGIELEFRAGRVVASTARTNADLLRELLATDRGAARLGEIALLASELGAPAPTWPHARRVFHHPLLDENAANHIALGEAYPFCHRGWWKRAVNRSLVHVDLPLDARVTLG from the coding sequence ATGCTGCCCGACTTCGAAGTTCGTCTACGCGACTACGCCGAAGCGATCGTCCGCGTCGGCGTGAATCTCCAGCCCGGACAGAAGCTCCTCGTCACCGATCCCTACGATCAACAAGGCGTCGCCCGCAGCGCCGAAGTGCTGGTCGAAGCCGTGCAGCGAGCCGCGCTCGCAGTCGACGGAGAGGTTGAAGTGGTCTGGAGCCCAAGGGCCGAAATTCGCGCGATGGCCGAGGCCGACCAGCGCGGCGCCTTCGATCGCCTGGTCGAGCAAAACACCTCGCGACTCGCGCACCATCTCCGTCGCGGCGGCGCGTTTTTCTTTCTCACTGGCAGTCAGCCGCGTCTCATGGACGGCGTGCCCGCCGCACACCTCGCCGCCCAGCACGAGATCGCGTGGCGACACTTCGGTCCCATCGTCCAGCAACTCGTGCGCGGCGCCACCCAATGGTCCATCGCACCCGCGCCCTCACCGACTTGGGCCGCACTGACATTCGCCGACCTCCCGAGCGAGGAGCGCCTCGCCGCGCTGTGGCGTTGCATATTCGACAGCGCACGCGCCACCGGCACCGGAGACACCATCGCTCGCTGGAACGATCACCTCGAACGTCTCGTCGCCACGGCCGGCAAACTGAACGCCGCGCGTCACGCCACGCTCCAGTTCACCGGTCCCGGCACCGATCTCACGGTCAAACTCCCGCCCCAACACCACTGGTGCACCGCCGCGCAGCACACTAAACGCGGTGTGCGCCACGTGGTCAATCTGCCCACCGAGGAAGTTTTCACCGCGCCCGATTGTCGGACCGCGAGCGGCCGCGTCCGCGTCGCGCGGCCCGTCTGCCACGCCGGCACCACGATCGAGGGCATCGAACTGGAGTTTCGCGCCGGCCGCGTTGTGGCCTCCACCGCGCGCACCAACGCCGACTTGCTCCGTGAACTGCTCGCGACCGACCGTGGCGCCGCGCGACTCGGCGAAATCGCTCTGCTCGCGAGCGAACTCGGCGCCCCGGCGCCGACGTGGCCGCACGCGCGCCGCGTCTTTCATCACCCGCTGCTTGACGAGAACGCCGCCAACCACATCGCGCTCGGCGAGGCGTATCCATTTTGCCACCGCGGTTGGTGGAAGCGCGCCGTGAATCGCAGTCTCGTGCACGTCGACCTCCCGCTCGACGCCCGCGTGACGCTCGGCTAG
- a CDS encoding sigma-70 family RNA polymerase sigma factor encodes MPEPDPSPANDPDLLQRARAGDQTAFGQLMRAHYEPVFHTVFGILRNEHDARDVTQEVWVKVWQELPRFRGDAKFTTWVHPIAVRKSLDHLRKRRRWFDRFLPFASAGEDAPPEAVMVAEPSTETTARDEAEGGERREQLQRALEALPPKHRAVLTLREVQGLTYEEIAQAMELPIGTVMSRLYHARKMLAQKLKPSR; translated from the coding sequence GTGCCGGAACCCGACCCCAGTCCCGCCAACGACCCCGACTTGCTCCAGCGCGCCCGCGCAGGCGACCAGACGGCGTTCGGCCAGCTCATGCGCGCCCACTACGAACCCGTTTTTCACACGGTGTTTGGCATTTTGCGGAATGAACACGACGCCCGCGACGTCACACAGGAGGTTTGGGTCAAGGTCTGGCAGGAATTGCCGCGCTTCCGCGGCGACGCGAAGTTCACGACCTGGGTCCATCCCATCGCCGTGCGCAAATCCCTCGATCATCTCCGCAAGCGTCGCCGCTGGTTCGACCGGTTCCTGCCGTTCGCCAGTGCCGGCGAAGACGCGCCGCCCGAGGCGGTGATGGTTGCGGAGCCGTCGACCGAAACCACCGCCCGCGACGAAGCCGAGGGCGGCGAACGCCGCGAGCAACTCCAGCGCGCCCTCGAGGCGCTGCCCCCCAAGCATCGCGCCGTCCTCACGCTCCGCGAGGTGCAGGGCCTCACTTACGAGGAAATCGCGCAGGCGATGGAGCTGCCCATCGGCACCGTCATGTCGCGGCTCTATCACGCACGGAAAATGCTCGCCCAGAAACTGAAACCTTCCCGATGA